From the genome of Streptomyces xanthophaeus:
CTCGGCCTTGGCGGTCTGGGCGAGCAGGTCCTGGCAGGCGGGTCCCTGGACGTCGATCGTGCGCATGCTCACCTCGTTGACCCGGCCGGCGTCCTCGTTCAGTTTCCTGATCTGGGCCTCGCCTCCCGAGCCGTACCACTCCTCCAGCCGCTCGGCCGGGGTCTGGGAACAGCCTCCGAGCAACAGCGAGGCGGCTGCGACGGTGACGACGGCTGCTACGCGGGTCGCTGCGGGGACACGCACACGGAATCTCATGGAACCTGGAACCCCCCTGGATCGGTCCGACCGATGCTGCCAGGGGCGCTCCGGGCCCGTGCCCCTCGTGATGGTTTCGTGACGGGTCGCCGGTCAGAGGGAGATCGCCGTCCCGAGGGATTCGGCGCACAGGAACTTCGGCGCGCCCTCCTCGTAGAAGACGTCGAGGGCGGTGATCGCGAATCCCGCCGCCGCCAGCAGGTCCGGGGCGGAGCGGGTGAGGTGGCAGCCGCCCAGGAGCCGCATGTTCAGCGGTTCCAGCCGTCGCTGCAGGCGGCGTACGCGCCAGTCGCCCTCCGGGGCGAGCCCGTGTTCGACGAAGTGCAGGGTCCCGCCGGGCTTGAGCACGCGGCGCAGCTCGCGCAGGGCGGCCACGGCGTCCGGGATGGTGCACAGCGTCCAGGTGGACAGCGCGGAGTCGAAACCGCCGTCCTCGAAGGGCAGCGACTGGCCGTCCAGGCCGGCCCGCCGGACGGGGACGCGGGCGCCACGTACGCGCGCCGCGGCCAGTCGCCACGCGACATCGGACGGCTCGACCGCCGAGACGCCGGTGACGCCCTCCGGATAGAAGGGGGCGTTGTGCCCCGCGCCGAAGCCGATCTCCACGACCTCGCCCGCCAGCCCCGCGCAGACCCGGCGGCGCAGCGGACGGGCCGTGCCGGCCCCGCAGGCGACGTTGAGGATCCGCGGCACTGCCTGCTCGGCGTAGAACCCCATGGCGGCCTCCGTGTCTCGCCCCTCCTCCTCAGGATGGCACCGCGGCCCCGTGCCCACGAACAGCCCGCCCGAGTGACAACCCAGGGTTGACACTCATCGAGGTGTCAACCTAGGGTTGCCTCTATGACGAACCCTTCGGTGGAACCCGTTCGCATGACCAATCCGGTACGCCTCGACGACCTGATCGAGGCCATCAACAAGGTCCACACCGACCCCCTGGAGCAGCTCAGCGGCGCCGTCGTCGCGGCAGAGGCCCTCGGGGACGTCGCGGACCACCTCATCGGCCACTTCGTCGACCAGGCCCGCCGCTCCGGCGCCTCCTGGACCGACATCGGCCGCAGCATGGGCGTCACCCGCCAGGCGGCACAGAAGCGCTTCGTCCCCAAGGCGGACAAGGAGGGCGCCGGCGGCCTCGACCCGAACGCGGGCTTCGGCCGCTTCACCCCCCGCGCCCGCAACGTCGTCATGACCGCCCAGAACGAGGCCCGCGCCGCCGGCAACACCGAGATCCGCACCGAGCACCTGGTCCTGGGCCTCCTCGCCGAACCCGAGGGCCTCGCCGGGTACGCCCTGCGCGCCCAGGGGGTCGCGGCGGACGACGTACGCGCCGCGGTGAGCGCCCTGCTGCCCCCGGCCCAGCCGGAGGTCCCCGACCTGGTCCCCTTCGACGCGTCCGCGAAGAAGGTCCTCGAGCTCACCTTCCGCGAGGCCCTGCGCCTGGGCCACGACTTCGTCGGCACGGAGCACGTCCTGCTCGCGCTCCTGGAGCTGGAGAACGGCGAGGGCCCGCTGAGCGGCCTCGGTCTGGACAAGGCCGCCGTCGAGACGACCGTCAGCGAAGCCTTGGCAGTCGTACGCGTCGTCGCGGACGAGAAGTAGAGGAATCCGCGTCCTGGGTCAGTTCGTAGCGCTTGACGTACGCGCCCAGGAAGGCCTGCAGCGTGGCGACGGCCGGGATCGCGATGAGCGCCCCGACCGCGCCCAGCAGGGCGGTGCCCGCGATGACCGATCCGAAGGCCACCGCCGGATGGATGTCCACGGTCTTCGAGGTCAGCTTCGGCTGCAGGACGTAGTTCTCGAACTGCTGGTAGATCACCACGAAGCCCAGTACGTACAGCGCGTACCAGGGGTCCACGGTGAAGGCGAGCAGGACCGGCAGCGCGCCCGCGAGATAGGTGCCGATGGTGGGGACGAACTGCGAGACCAGGCCCACCCACACGGCGAGCGCGGGCGCGTACGGCACCCCGAGGACCGCCAGCACGATGTACGTCGCGACACCGGAGATCAGAGCCATCAGCCCGCGCGAGTAGAGGTAGCCGCCCGTCTTGGCGACGGCGATCTCCCAGGCGCGCAGCACCTCGGCCTGCTTCGCGGGCGGCAGTACGGAGCACAGCGCGCGCCGCAGCCGCGGTCCGTCGGCGGCGAAGTAGAAGGAGAACAGCCCGATCGTCAGCAGCTTGAAGAGTCCGCCGAGCACGGTGGCGGAGACGTCGAGCACGCCGGACGCGCTGTTCTGCACGTACTTGCGCAGCCAGTCGGAGCGCAGCACGCTCTCCTGGATCTCCAGCCGTGACAGTTCGGTGTGGAAGGTGGAGTTGATCGCCTTGATCACCGAGTCGAGATAGCCCGGGAAGCCCTCGACCATGGCGACGATCTGCCCGGCGAGCAGCGAGCCGAGCAGCGCGAGGAAGCCGGCGGTCACGACGAGCACCGCGAGGAACATCACGAAGGTGGCGACCCCGCGGCGCATGCCGCCGGCCGCCATCCTGGCCACCGCCGGTTCGATCGCGAGCGCGAGGAAGAACGCGATCAGGATGTTGACGAGGAGGCCTATCAGCTGGTGGAAGGCCCAGCTGCCGAGCTGGAAACAGGCCACGAGGGCCAGTACGAGGATCACGGCGCGCGGCAGCCAGCGCGGCATGCGCGCATCGTCCGGGGCGGGGGCCGCACCGGTCGGCGGTGGAGCCGGCGGCGCGGGCGGACCCGGCCGGCCCGGCCCGCCCGGCTGACCCGGCGATCCCGGCTCCTCCGCCTGCACCGGCGGTGTCACTCGCCGCTCGTCGGCGGACTGATCGGTCGTCTCTTCGCTGGCTGCCACGGCGCCAAGTCTGTCCCACCCGCGGCCGCCACCGCGAAACCGTGCGCCGGTCAGCGCAGCGACGCCGGCACGTCCATCGCCGAACACACCGCGCGCCACACGTCCTTGGCCTCCCAGCCCGCGTCCAGCGCCTGGTGGACGGTCCGTCCGCCCAGCTCCGTCATGACGTGGTCCCGCGCGAAGGAGTCCGCATAGCCCGCGCCGAAGTGCTCCGCCATCCGTTCCCAGAAAATCGTCAACCGCATGCCCCCAGTATCCCGCCCCGGGAGAGTGCACCGCCCGCGTTCGGCCCTCCCCGCCGCACCACCGCGTCCTAGGTTGCACGCATGCCCGGAGACGAAGCTTCCTCGCAGACCCAGCCTTCCCCCCACACCCCCCACACCCCGCAGACCCCCCGGCCCCCGCAGACCCCCCTGGCCCGCGCCGAGGGGTTCATCTGGCTCACGGCCCGCGTGCTGGAGCAGCGGCGGTTCGCGTTCCATTTCCTCGGCGGGGACGCCGACCCGGTGGACACGGCCCTCGGTTCGTATCTCAACGCGGACGGAGGCTACGGTCACGCACTCGATCCGGATCTCCGCGGTCCGCTCAGCCAGCCCCTGCACACCGCGCACGCGCTGCGCGTGCTCGACAGCCTGGGCCGCTGCGCCGGGCAGCGCATCGAGCGGCTCTGCCGCCACCTGACCGGGGTCTCCACCGCGGACGGCGCGCTTCCGGTGGTCTTCCCGGCCCCCCGCGACTATCCCGCGGCCCCCTACCACCCGATGCACGACGCCCCGCCGGGCGAGCTGCTGACCACGGGCCCGGTCGTCGGCGTACTGCACCGCAACCGGGTCTGGCACGCCTGGCTCTTCCGGGCCACGGACTTCTGCTGGGACCGGGTCGAGAACCTGCGCCACTCGCACCCGTACGAGGTCCAGAGCGCGGTGGCCTTCCTCGACGGCATCCCCGACCGGGCCCGCGCGGCGGCGGCCGCCGACCGGCTGGGCCGGCTGGTGCGCGAGCAGAAGCTCGTGGTGCTCGATCCGGTGCGGCGGGCGGAGTACCCGGAGGCCCCCGGCTACGCACCGGGCGAGCGGCTGTACCCGCACGACTTCGCCCGGCGGCCGGAGTCGCTGGCCCGCGGCTGGTTCACCGACGCGGAGCTGCGCCGCTCACTGGACTTCCTGGCCTCCGAGCAGCAGCCGGACGGCGGCTGGCCGGTGCGGCGGCGGGCCTGGGCTCCGGGCAGCTCGCTGGAGCGGCGGCCGATCGCCACCCTGGAGGCCCTGCTCACCCTGCGGGCGTACGGGCGCCTGCCCACCGAGGTCAGCCGCCCAGGGCCCGTACCCCCGCGGTGACGACGACGGCGGCCGCGACGACGACCAGGAACGGGGCGCGCAGCAGCAGCGCCAGCCCGGCGGCCGCGAGTCCGGCGGCGCGGGCGTCGACGACGAGGGCGGACCCGGTGCTGAAGGTCTGCTGGGCGGTGAGCGCGGCGAGCAGGGCGACCGGCAGCAGGGCGGCCAGACGGCGCACGAGCGGCCGTTCCAGGGCTCCGGCGGGGACGAGCAGCCCGGCGAGCTTGACGGCGTAGCAGCCGACGCCGGTGAGGCCGATGGCGATCCAGACGTTCACGAACGGCGTCCCTTCATCCACAGCACGACGGGGGCGGCCAGGGCCGCGATCAGCACGGGCACCCCGGCGGGCAGTACGGGCAGGAAGCCGAGCCCGAGTGCGAGCGCGAGGGCGGCCACGGCCCGCTCGGTGGAGGTCTTCAGCATCGGTGCCAGCAGCGCCAGGAACACGGCGGGTCCGGCGGCGTCCAGGCCCCACGCCCTGGTGTCCCCGATGGCCTCGGCGCCGAGCGCGCCGAGCAGGGTGGTGAGGTTCCACAGCACGTAGAGGGTGAGCCCGGTGACGGTGAAGCCGAGCCGGGCCGACTTCCGGTCGGGCTGGGCCAGCGCGACGGCGGTGGTCTCGTCGATCACCCAGTGCGCGGCGAGGGGCCGCACGGGGCGGGGCAGCTTGAGCAGCTGCGACAGGCGCAGTCCGTAGAAGGCGTTCCGGGTCCCGAGGAAGAAGGCCCCGGCGGCGGCGGTGAACGGGTTGCCGCCCGCCGCGAGCGCCCCGACCAGGGCGAACTGCGAGGCGCCGGTGAAGACGAGCAGGCTGAGCACACAGGCCTGCAGGGTGCTGACGCCGGCCCCGGCGGCGGTCACGCCGAAGGCGAACCCGGACAGTCCGACGGCAACGCCGACCCCGAGCGCGTCGCGTACGACGGCGGCGCGCGGCCGCTCGTCGGGCGCGGGTGTCTCACGTATCTCTGGCTCTGTGACCAGCTGGTTCTCTCGCACGCTCCGAAACTACGGGGTGCCCGCCGGATGGGTCTTGTACGTTCTTGCGCCCCGCCCGGCGCCCTGGGACTTCCTAGAGCACCCGCTCCCGCCGGTACGCGCCCGGTGGGACGCCCACGATGCGGGTGAAGTGCCGGTTCAGGTGCGGCTGGTCGGTGAAGCCCACGGTGACGGCCGCCTCCGCGGGCGCCGTGCCCGCGTCGAGGAGCCGGCGCGCCTGCCGGA
Proteins encoded in this window:
- a CDS encoding class I SAM-dependent methyltransferase; amino-acid sequence: MGFYAEQAVPRILNVACGAGTARPLRRRVCAGLAGEVVEIGFGAGHNAPFYPEGVTGVSAVEPSDVAWRLAAARVRGARVPVRRAGLDGQSLPFEDGGFDSALSTWTLCTIPDAVAALRELRRVLKPGGTLHFVEHGLAPEGDWRVRRLQRRLEPLNMRLLGGCHLTRSAPDLLAAAGFAITALDVFYEEGAPKFLCAESLGTAISL
- a CDS encoding Clp protease N-terminal domain-containing protein → MTNPSVEPVRMTNPVRLDDLIEAINKVHTDPLEQLSGAVVAAEALGDVADHLIGHFVDQARRSGASWTDIGRSMGVTRQAAQKRFVPKADKEGAGGLDPNAGFGRFTPRARNVVMTAQNEARAAGNTEIRTEHLVLGLLAEPEGLAGYALRAQGVAADDVRAAVSALLPPAQPEVPDLVPFDASAKKVLELTFREALRLGHDFVGTEHVLLALLELENGEGPLSGLGLDKAAVETTVSEALAVVRVVADEK
- a CDS encoding AI-2E family transporter, which translates into the protein MAASEETTDQSADERRVTPPVQAEEPGSPGQPGGPGRPGPPAPPAPPPTGAAPAPDDARMPRWLPRAVILVLALVACFQLGSWAFHQLIGLLVNILIAFFLALAIEPAVARMAAGGMRRGVATFVMFLAVLVVTAGFLALLGSLLAGQIVAMVEGFPGYLDSVIKAINSTFHTELSRLEIQESVLRSDWLRKYVQNSASGVLDVSATVLGGLFKLLTIGLFSFYFAADGPRLRRALCSVLPPAKQAEVLRAWEIAVAKTGGYLYSRGLMALISGVATYIVLAVLGVPYAPALAVWVGLVSQFVPTIGTYLAGALPVLLAFTVDPWYALYVLGFVVIYQQFENYVLQPKLTSKTVDIHPAVAFGSVIAGTALLGAVGALIAIPAVATLQAFLGAYVKRYELTQDADSSTSRPRRRVRLPRLR
- a CDS encoding DUF3046 domain-containing protein, producing the protein MRLTIFWERMAEHFGAGYADSFARDHVMTELGGRTVHQALDAGWEAKDVWRAVCSAMDVPASLR
- a CDS encoding AzlD domain-containing protein, which produces MNVWIAIGLTGVGCYAVKLAGLLVPAGALERPLVRRLAALLPVALLAALTAQQTFSTGSALVVDARAAGLAAAGLALLLRAPFLVVVAAAVVVTAGVRALGG
- a CDS encoding AzlC family ABC transporter permease, which translates into the protein MRETPAPDERPRAAVVRDALGVGVAVGLSGFAFGVTAAGAGVSTLQACVLSLLVFTGASQFALVGALAAGGNPFTAAAGAFFLGTRNAFYGLRLSQLLKLPRPVRPLAAHWVIDETTAVALAQPDRKSARLGFTVTGLTLYVLWNLTTLLGALGAEAIGDTRAWGLDAAGPAVFLALLAPMLKTSTERAVAALALALGLGFLPVLPAGVPVLIAALAAPVVLWMKGRRS